Proteins encoded together in one Oikeobacillus pervagus window:
- a CDS encoding inositol monophosphatase family protein, with protein MMNWAEVDTYAKRWIMEAGMSIRESFTHSLQISSKSEPNDLVTNIDKETEQFFARNIREQFPSHRILGEEGFGDKLQSLNGVVWIIDPIDGTMNFIHQRRNFAISIGVYKDGVGHLGYIYDVVQDELYFAEKGKGAFLNDVQLPNLQQKKVEEAILNINATWLIRNKRMDPKILIPLANTVRGTRSFGSAAIEMAYIASGRLDCYITMRLSPWDFAAGKVIVEEVGGIVTDLGGNPLNLMGVNPVFVSKPGLHQEILERFLLKNTHS; from the coding sequence ATGATGAATTGGGCGGAAGTTGATACATATGCAAAACGTTGGATAATGGAAGCTGGAATGAGTATAAGAGAATCTTTTACTCATTCTTTACAAATTTCTTCTAAATCTGAGCCTAATGACTTAGTTACCAATATAGATAAAGAGACTGAACAATTTTTTGCTCGAAACATAAGAGAACAGTTTCCTTCTCATCGAATTTTAGGTGAGGAAGGGTTTGGAGATAAATTACAATCGTTAAACGGGGTCGTTTGGATTATTGATCCGATTGATGGAACGATGAATTTTATTCATCAGAGAAGAAACTTTGCTATTTCTATTGGGGTGTACAAGGATGGAGTCGGGCATTTAGGATATATTTATGATGTCGTTCAAGATGAATTATATTTTGCTGAAAAAGGGAAGGGAGCTTTTCTCAATGACGTACAACTTCCAAATCTACAGCAAAAAAAGGTAGAAGAAGCGATATTAAATATTAATGCCACATGGCTTATTCGGAATAAAAGAATGGATCCGAAAATTTTAATCCCGTTAGCCAATACTGTAAGAGGAACGAGATCTTTTGGGTCAGCAGCAATAGAAATGGCTTACATTGCCAGTGGTCGATTAGATTGTTATATCACAATGCGATTATCACCATGGGATTTTGCGGCAGGAAAAGTGATTGTGGAAGAAGTTGGCGGGATTGTGACTGACTTGGGGGGAAACCCATTGAATTTAATGGGGGTCAATCCTGTTTTTGTAAGTAAGCCGGGATTACATCAAGAAATTCTTGAACGTTTTTTACTAAAAAATACTCATTCATAA
- a CDS encoding YlaF family protein, producing the protein MKEIKWVFLLFAVAAAMSIIGIGIAIAERSTIGIIACIIALFVIMGQGFKTKKKMREQGNL; encoded by the coding sequence ATGAAAGAGATAAAATGGGTTTTCCTTCTGTTTGCCGTTGCTGCAGCCATGAGTATCATCGGAATCGGAATTGCGATTGCAGAAAGAAGTACCATTGGAATTATTGCTTGTATTATCGCCTTATTCGTGATCATGGGCCAAGGCTTTAAAACCAAGAAAAAAATGAGAGAGCAAGGGAATTTATAA
- the typA gene encoding translational GTPase TypA: MNKRNDIRNIAIIAHVDHGKTTLVDQLLRQSGIFRSNEHIEERAMDSGDIERERGITILAKNTAIQYKNTKINILDTPGHADFGGEVERIMKMVDGVLLVVDAYEGCMPQTRFVLKKALEQNLTPIVVVNKIDRDFARPEEVVDEVLELFIELDANEDQLEFPVIYASGINGTASKSPDQQDENMQVLYDEIIEKIPAPIDNRDEALQFQIALLDYNDYVGRIGIGRIFRGTMKVGQQVALMKLDGSVKQFRVTKIFGFFGLKRVEIEEAFAGDLVAVSGMEDINVGETVCPIDCQEPLPVLRIDEPTLQMTFLVNNSPFAGREGKYLTSRKIEERLKSQLETDVSLRVENTESPDRWVVSGRGELHLSILIENMRREGYELQVSKPEVIVKEIDGVRCEPVERVQIDIPDEYTGPIIESLGTRKGEMLDMINNGNGQVRLIFMVPARGLIGYTTEFLTLTRGYGIINHSFDSYQPMQQGRVGGRRQGVLVSMETGKASPYGIMQIEDRGTIFVEPGTEIYGGMIVGENTRENDITVNITKVKQQTNVRSATKDHTVTLKKPRIMSLEQALEYLNEDEYCEVTPESIRLRKKILDKNEREKLAKKKKYAEMD; this comes from the coding sequence TTGAACAAAAGAAATGATATACGCAACATTGCAATTATAGCTCACGTAGACCATGGAAAAACGACATTAGTCGACCAACTTCTACGTCAATCAGGAATTTTCCGTAGCAATGAACATATTGAAGAACGTGCGATGGATTCTGGAGATATCGAGAGAGAACGTGGAATTACCATTTTAGCGAAGAATACTGCCATTCAATATAAAAATACAAAGATTAATATTTTGGATACACCAGGGCATGCCGACTTCGGTGGTGAAGTGGAAAGAATTATGAAAATGGTTGACGGTGTTTTATTAGTTGTCGATGCATATGAAGGGTGTATGCCACAAACACGCTTTGTATTAAAAAAAGCATTAGAACAAAATTTAACACCTATTGTTGTTGTCAATAAAATTGACCGTGATTTTGCCCGACCAGAAGAAGTTGTGGATGAAGTATTGGAATTGTTTATTGAATTGGATGCTAATGAAGATCAATTGGAATTCCCAGTTATTTATGCATCAGGTATAAATGGAACTGCTAGCAAATCGCCAGATCAACAAGATGAAAATATGCAAGTATTGTACGATGAAATTATTGAAAAAATTCCAGCTCCTATCGATAATAGAGATGAAGCTTTACAATTCCAAATTGCTTTACTTGACTATAATGATTATGTTGGACGTATTGGAATCGGACGAATTTTTAGAGGTACAATGAAAGTCGGCCAACAAGTAGCTTTAATGAAATTGGATGGATCTGTTAAACAATTCCGTGTAACGAAAATCTTTGGTTTCTTTGGTTTAAAACGTGTAGAAATTGAAGAAGCATTTGCAGGCGATTTAGTTGCAGTATCAGGCATGGAAGATATCAATGTGGGTGAAACAGTTTGTCCTATTGACTGCCAAGAACCTCTGCCTGTTTTAAGAATAGATGAACCTACTCTACAAATGACCTTTTTAGTAAATAACAGTCCGTTTGCGGGTAGAGAAGGAAAATATTTAACATCTCGAAAAATTGAAGAACGGCTTAAATCTCAATTAGAAACAGATGTAAGTTTACGTGTTGAGAATACGGAATCTCCAGACCGTTGGGTTGTTTCTGGACGTGGGGAATTACATTTATCGATTCTAATTGAAAATATGAGACGTGAAGGTTATGAACTTCAAGTTTCTAAACCAGAAGTTATTGTGAAGGAAATTGATGGGGTTCGTTGTGAACCTGTTGAGCGTGTACAAATCGATATCCCTGACGAGTATACAGGCCCAATTATTGAATCATTAGGTACCCGTAAAGGGGAAATGTTAGATATGATTAATAACGGAAACGGACAAGTCCGTCTTATTTTTATGGTGCCTGCCCGTGGTCTTATCGGATATACGACAGAATTTTTAACGTTAACAAGAGGGTATGGAATTATTAATCATTCCTTTGATAGTTATCAACCAATGCAACAAGGTCGTGTTGGCGGGCGACGTCAAGGTGTTCTTGTTTCGATGGAAACGGGAAAAGCTTCCCCATATGGAATTATGCAAATTGAGGACCGCGGTACGATTTTTGTTGAACCGGGTACAGAAATATATGGTGGAATGATCGTCGGAGAGAATACGAGAGAAAATGATATTACCGTGAATATTACAAAAGTAAAACAACAGACAAATGTTCGCTCTGCTACGAAAGATCATACCGTTACACTTAAAAAACCGAGAATCATGTCTTTAGAACAAGCATTGGAATATTTGAATGAAGATGAATATTGTGAAGTTACACCTGAATCGATTCGTCTTCGGAAAAAAATATTAGATAAAAATGAACGTGAAAAACTTGCTAAAAAGAAAAAATATGCGGAGATGGATTAG
- a CDS encoding YlaH-like family protein, producing MEHVSPLLGALIQVVDVNWAVRIYFVVIIILSILVYNLGFAKKLSLGKNIIIYFLLIIGSLLLLILSYQLPVVESLLVATVVLGIYKIRLRMHKSAENKDV from the coding sequence ATGGAGCACGTCAGTCCATTGCTTGGTGCATTGATTCAAGTTGTTGATGTTAATTGGGCAGTTCGAATTTACTTTGTAGTGATTATCATACTGTCTATTCTTGTATATAATTTAGGTTTTGCAAAAAAGCTGTCATTAGGGAAAAATATTATTATATATTTTCTATTAATCATTGGATCACTGCTTTTGCTCATCTTGTCCTACCAACTACCTGTAGTCGAAAGTTTACTCGTTGCGACAGTCGTGTTAGGAATATATAAAATTCGCTTACGGATGCACAAATCAGCTGAAAATAAAGATGTATAG